A genomic stretch from Kribbella jejuensis includes:
- a CDS encoding vitamin K epoxide reductase family protein produces the protein MSTDASLSSWRRRAPVIVLSLAGFAVALTLTLFQVGVLDSIWDPFFGDGSRKVLTSSVSQALPIPDASLGAAAYLLEAILESLGGTSRWRDHPWIVAAAGAVAAGLGLAALGLIATQALIVGAFCTLCLCSAAISLTVAALAAPEAIAATKVLSQRRHATLRADGSPGLGHRSHKPPPG, from the coding sequence ATGAGCACCGACGCGTCGCTCTCCTCGTGGCGTCGGCGGGCGCCGGTGATCGTGCTGTCGCTGGCAGGTTTCGCTGTCGCGCTGACCCTGACGCTGTTCCAGGTCGGCGTACTGGACTCGATCTGGGACCCGTTCTTCGGCGACGGCAGCCGGAAAGTGCTCACCTCCTCGGTCTCACAGGCCCTACCGATCCCCGACGCCTCACTCGGCGCCGCCGCCTACCTGCTCGAGGCGATCCTCGAATCCCTTGGCGGCACCAGCCGCTGGCGAGACCACCCCTGGATCGTGGCCGCCGCCGGAGCGGTCGCCGCCGGCCTCGGCCTGGCCGCCCTCGGCCTGATCGCCACCCAAGCCCTGATCGTCGGCGCCTTCTGCACCCTGTGCCTGTGCTCGGCCGCCATCTCCCTCACCGTCGCCGCCCTGGCCGCACCCGAGGCCATCGCCGCCACCAAGGTCCTCAGCCAACGCCGCCATGCCACCCTTCGAGCCGACGGCTCGCCGGGCCTCGGACACCGATCCCACAAACCACCACCCGGCTGA
- a CDS encoding glycosyltransferase has product MRILAWHVHAAWMTSFVQGNHDYLVPVLPDRGPDGRGRAETYPWPSSVREVSPAELPETEIDVVVLQRPHELALFQQWSGRSTGRYGVPAVYVEHNTPRGDINDWQHPLAARNDVPIVHVTEFNRMMWDNGRAPALMIEHGVPDYGYRYTGRIDSLAAAVNEPVRRWRVAGMDLAQTIAHHVPVSVYGMGSDELPDDFATTADLSQSELHDRMAEHFAYLHPYRWTSLGLSLVEAMTLGCPVLVNATTAAPESVPPAAGVVSSDPTVLTRTALRWRIDHDEARQYGLAAREHALRRFGLGRFLDDWDHVLKEVCR; this is encoded by the coding sequence GTGAGAATCCTGGCCTGGCATGTCCATGCCGCATGGATGACGTCGTTCGTCCAGGGCAACCACGACTATCTCGTCCCGGTGCTGCCGGACCGCGGGCCGGACGGGCGTGGCCGCGCCGAGACCTATCCGTGGCCCTCCTCGGTCCGTGAGGTGAGCCCGGCAGAGTTGCCGGAGACGGAGATCGACGTCGTCGTCCTGCAGCGACCGCACGAGCTCGCGCTCTTCCAGCAGTGGAGCGGCCGGTCGACCGGGCGGTACGGCGTACCCGCCGTGTACGTCGAACACAACACTCCCCGCGGCGACATCAACGACTGGCAGCATCCGCTGGCCGCACGCAACGACGTCCCGATCGTGCACGTCACCGAGTTCAACCGGATGATGTGGGACAACGGCCGCGCTCCGGCGCTGATGATCGAGCACGGCGTACCGGACTACGGCTACCGCTACACCGGCCGCATCGATTCGCTCGCGGCCGCGGTCAACGAGCCGGTACGCCGGTGGCGCGTCGCCGGGATGGACCTCGCGCAGACCATTGCCCACCACGTACCGGTCAGCGTGTACGGCATGGGCTCCGACGAACTGCCCGACGACTTCGCGACGACGGCGGACCTGTCCCAGAGCGAACTGCACGACCGGATGGCCGAGCACTTCGCTTACCTGCATCCCTACCGCTGGACGAGTCTCGGGCTGTCACTCGTCGAAGCGATGACGCTGGGCTGTCCCGTTCTGGTGAACGCGACGACCGCGGCACCCGAGTCCGTACCGCCCGCAGCCGGGGTCGTCTCGTCGGATCCCACCGTCCTCACCCGCACTGCGCTGCGCTGGCGGATCGATCACGACGAGGCCCGGCAGTACGGCCTGGCGGCCCGCGAACACGCCCTGCGCCGCTTCGGGCTCGGACGCTTTCTCGACGACTGGGACCACGTCCTGAAGGAGGTATGCCGATGA
- a CDS encoding D-sedoheptulose-7-phosphate isomerase, with amino-acid sequence MSVGFGVLDTHLEHLDTGLRSLAEQQDRLERWASQLSAGFAAGRRLLVAGNGGSAAEAQHLTAELVGRFEMDRRALPAIALHAETSSLTAIGNDFGQQDVFARQVQAHGRTGDVLLLLSTSGRSANLLGAAATAREYDIDVWAMTGPRPNPLGDTADDVLAIDTPAPTAVQEVQLVAIHALCAATERHWADGPARIQEVPR; translated from the coding sequence ATGAGCGTCGGATTCGGGGTCCTCGACACCCATCTCGAGCACCTGGACACCGGCCTGCGGAGCCTGGCGGAGCAGCAGGATCGGCTGGAACGTTGGGCGAGCCAATTGTCGGCCGGTTTCGCGGCAGGACGACGTTTGCTCGTCGCCGGCAACGGTGGCAGCGCGGCCGAGGCCCAGCACCTGACCGCCGAGCTGGTCGGCCGGTTCGAGATGGACCGCCGGGCGTTACCCGCGATCGCCCTGCACGCCGAGACCTCGAGCCTGACCGCGATCGGCAACGACTTCGGTCAGCAGGACGTGTTCGCGCGTCAGGTCCAGGCGCACGGCCGGACCGGCGACGTGCTCCTGCTGCTGTCCACCAGCGGCCGGAGCGCGAACCTGCTCGGGGCCGCCGCGACGGCGCGGGAGTACGACATCGACGTGTGGGCGATGACCGGCCCGCGGCCCAATCCGCTCGGCGACACCGCCGACGACGTACTGGCGATCGACACCCCGGCGCCGACCGCGGTCCAGGAGGTCCAACTGGTCGCGATCCATGCCCTGTGCGCCGCCACCGAGCGGCACTGGGCCGACGGCCCGGCACGAATCCAGGAGGTGCCCCGATGA
- a CDS encoding PfkB family carbohydrate kinase, producing MIVRVVVIGDVLLDRDIEGDVHRVAPDAPVPVVEVGTVAERAGGAGLAAIQLANRPDVEVRLVTALADDEPAKRLSALLTDRLTVTQIATAPGTRCKTRIRSNGQSVLRMDIEAAAEISDDPDLTLLEAELEDADAVLVSDYAGGLTTHPGIRSVLHRWASQRAMVWDPHPRGGTPVPGLTLVTPNTSEARAFGPDPRAPLDELAGQLRDLWQAWAVAITDGPNGVFTASSGPVSFTPSPFEHHGDACGAGDRFAATVAARLGAGAVVRTAIQDAVDDTAAWLRAGGVNATAAPDATAVRELDAGELIRRVHATGGTVVATGGCFDVLHAGHIACLQAARRLGDALVVLVNSDASVQRLKGADRPVNPIADRCRVLRSLREVDAVAVFGGNDPCELLDQLRPDVWVKGGDYAGEQLPEAQIVKSWGGRVVVVPYLDGRSTSAILDGRKIG from the coding sequence ATGATCGTTCGCGTTGTGGTGATCGGCGACGTACTGCTCGACCGGGACATCGAGGGCGATGTCCACCGGGTCGCCCCCGACGCACCTGTTCCGGTCGTCGAGGTCGGTACCGTGGCGGAGCGTGCCGGCGGCGCCGGTCTTGCGGCGATCCAGCTCGCGAACCGTCCGGACGTCGAGGTCCGGTTGGTGACCGCACTCGCCGACGACGAGCCGGCCAAGCGGCTGTCCGCACTGCTGACCGACCGGCTCACAGTGACCCAGATCGCCACCGCGCCCGGGACTCGGTGCAAGACACGAATCCGCAGCAATGGCCAGTCCGTGTTGCGGATGGACATCGAAGCGGCTGCCGAGATCTCCGACGACCCTGACCTCACGCTGCTCGAAGCAGAGCTGGAGGATGCCGACGCGGTCCTCGTCTCGGACTACGCCGGCGGTCTCACCACGCATCCGGGCATCCGTTCGGTCCTGCACCGGTGGGCCAGCCAACGAGCGATGGTCTGGGACCCGCACCCACGCGGCGGTACGCCGGTACCGGGTCTCACCCTGGTCACGCCCAACACCTCGGAAGCCCGGGCGTTCGGCCCGGACCCGCGGGCGCCGCTCGACGAACTCGCCGGACAACTCCGGGACCTGTGGCAGGCGTGGGCGGTCGCGATCACCGACGGGCCGAACGGCGTCTTCACCGCTTCCAGCGGACCGGTCTCGTTCACGCCGAGCCCGTTCGAGCATCACGGCGACGCGTGCGGCGCCGGCGACCGGTTCGCGGCAACTGTCGCGGCTCGGCTCGGAGCCGGAGCCGTTGTCCGGACCGCGATCCAGGACGCCGTCGACGACACGGCGGCCTGGCTGCGCGCCGGTGGTGTGAACGCGACCGCTGCGCCGGACGCGACCGCGGTTCGCGAGCTCGACGCGGGCGAGCTGATCCGGCGGGTGCATGCCACCGGTGGGACGGTGGTCGCGACCGGCGGATGCTTCGACGTCCTGCACGCCGGCCACATCGCCTGCCTGCAGGCTGCTCGCCGGCTCGGCGACGCCCTGGTCGTCCTGGTGAACTCCGACGCCAGCGTCCAGCGTCTGAAGGGCGCCGATCGTCCGGTGAACCCGATCGCGGACCGCTGCCGGGTGCTGCGGTCACTCCGCGAGGTCGACGCGGTCGCCGTCTTCGGGGGCAACGATCCGTGCGAGCTCCTGGACCAGTTGCGGCCGGACGTCTGGGTCAAGGGCGGCGACTACGCGGGCGAACAGTTGCCCGAGGCACAGATTGTGAAGAGCTGGGGCGGCCGCGTGGTCGTCGTACCGTACCTGGACGGCCGGTCGACCAGCGCGATCCTCGACGGAAGGAAGATCGGATGA
- a CDS encoding HAD-IIIA family hydrolase produces MTAWSVVVPTIGRPSLADLLADLAAQPNQPARVIVVNDRPAEAPPVANFPGALVVPARGRGPAAARNLGWRRADTDWVVFLDDDVRLPSDWSALLLRHLESAAPRIGGVQARIDVPEPAGRRPTDWERSTAGLRTARWATADMAYRTTALEQVHGFDERFPRAYREDADLARRVRDAGWQLVRGERRIVHPVRPAGFWTSVRVQKGNADDSLLRAIYGPNWRTLTECGPGRLPLHLSTVAAAAGLLTKHRRIAAVLWAAQYAEFATRRILPGPRTAPEIARMLVTSAVIPFVAVGNRIAGWWRHPNSEAWPGPVRAVLFDRDGTLVHDVPYNGDPARVRLVDGAAHAVERLRRAGLRIGVVTNQSGVGRGLLTVGQMTDVNTRVDELLGRLDTWQVCPHAPEDQCQCRKPRGGLIRQAARQLGVPPHQIVVIGDIGADVSAARSAGARAILVPNAQTRAEEIVSAPARALDLAAAVDWVLGAR; encoded by the coding sequence ATGACGGCGTGGTCGGTCGTCGTACCCACGATCGGCAGGCCCAGCCTTGCGGACCTGCTCGCCGACCTCGCCGCCCAGCCGAACCAGCCCGCCCGGGTCATCGTCGTCAACGACCGGCCCGCCGAAGCACCGCCGGTGGCGAACTTCCCCGGCGCCCTGGTCGTCCCGGCCCGAGGCCGCGGCCCGGCGGCCGCCCGGAATCTCGGCTGGCGGCGAGCCGATACCGATTGGGTCGTCTTCCTCGACGACGACGTACGGCTACCCAGCGACTGGTCCGCCCTGCTGCTGCGTCATCTCGAGTCCGCCGCGCCGCGGATCGGCGGTGTCCAGGCGCGGATCGACGTACCCGAACCTGCTGGACGGCGGCCCACCGACTGGGAACGAAGTACGGCGGGACTCCGGACGGCACGTTGGGCGACCGCGGACATGGCCTACCGCACCACCGCACTCGAGCAGGTGCACGGTTTCGACGAACGTTTCCCGCGGGCCTACCGTGAGGACGCCGACTTGGCCAGGCGCGTCCGGGACGCGGGCTGGCAGCTCGTCCGTGGAGAGCGCCGCATCGTTCATCCGGTCCGTCCGGCCGGGTTCTGGACGAGTGTGCGCGTCCAGAAGGGCAACGCGGACGACTCGCTGCTGCGGGCGATCTACGGACCGAACTGGCGGACGCTGACCGAGTGCGGACCGGGACGGCTCCCCCTGCATCTGTCGACGGTCGCGGCAGCGGCGGGCCTGCTGACCAAGCACCGCCGGATCGCCGCCGTGCTGTGGGCTGCCCAGTACGCCGAGTTCGCGACGCGCCGGATCCTGCCCGGCCCGCGAACGGCTCCGGAGATCGCCCGGATGCTGGTCACCTCGGCGGTCATCCCGTTCGTTGCGGTGGGCAACCGGATCGCCGGGTGGTGGCGCCACCCCAACAGCGAGGCCTGGCCGGGTCCGGTGCGGGCGGTGCTGTTCGACCGCGACGGCACGCTCGTCCACGACGTTCCCTACAACGGCGATCCCGCGCGTGTCCGACTGGTCGACGGCGCCGCACACGCCGTCGAACGGCTCCGCCGAGCCGGCCTCCGGATCGGTGTGGTGACCAACCAGTCCGGCGTCGGACGCGGTCTGCTCACCGTCGGCCAGATGACGGATGTGAACACCAGAGTCGACGAGCTGCTCGGACGGCTCGATACCTGGCAGGTCTGCCCACATGCTCCCGAGGACCAGTGTCAGTGCCGCAAGCCACGCGGCGGGCTGATCCGGCAGGCCGCACGTCAGCTGGGGGTTCCGCCACACCAGATCGTCGTCATCGGCGACATCGGTGCGGACGTCAGCGCGGCACGGTCGGCCGGCGCCCGGGCGATCCTGGTCCCGAACGCGCAGACCCGCGCCGAGGAGATCGTGTCCGCACCGGCGCGCGCACTGGATCTCGCGGCCGCCGTCGACTGGGTGCTGGGAGCGCGATGA
- a CDS encoding glycosyltransferase, with amino-acid sequence MRIAMISEHASPLAVIGGADAGGQNVHLAALSRALADRGHTVEVYTRRDGTESAEQVTLSPGVEVIHVPAGPPQPIPKDELLPYMPDFGDWLARRWITGAPEVVHSHFWMSGVAAIVARQHVPFASAQTFHALGVVKRRHQGARDTSPAERVALERRIALESDAVIATATEEVRELLDLGCRAETLHVVPCGVDDFPPTAPDGRWWRHSGGRVVSLGRLVERKGVDTVIEALAELPDAELVVAGGPATGFDDDPEVRRLRAVAERNGLSDRVSLIGPIPRDQVPALLGSADVVACTPWYEPFGIVPLEAMACGKPVVGAAVGGLLDTVVDGRTGIHVPPRDPHRLAEVLRELLADPGRREALGRAGRARIAENYTWPKVAEATENVYRRIVAPVTSERSR; translated from the coding sequence ATGAGGATCGCGATGATCTCCGAACACGCGAGCCCGCTCGCCGTGATCGGCGGCGCCGACGCCGGCGGCCAGAACGTCCACCTCGCGGCACTCTCCCGTGCCCTGGCCGACCGCGGCCACACGGTCGAGGTCTACACCCGCCGGGACGGCACCGAGAGCGCGGAACAGGTCACGCTCTCGCCCGGCGTCGAGGTGATCCACGTCCCGGCCGGTCCGCCGCAGCCGATCCCGAAGGACGAGCTGCTGCCGTACATGCCGGACTTCGGCGACTGGCTCGCCCGGCGCTGGATCACCGGCGCACCCGAGGTGGTGCATTCGCATTTCTGGATGTCGGGGGTCGCCGCCATCGTGGCTCGTCAGCACGTCCCGTTCGCCTCGGCGCAGACGTTCCACGCCCTCGGTGTGGTCAAGCGTCGTCACCAGGGCGCCAGGGACACCAGCCCGGCCGAGCGGGTCGCCTTGGAACGCCGGATCGCGCTCGAGTCGGACGCGGTGATCGCCACCGCGACCGAAGAGGTCCGCGAGCTGCTCGACCTCGGCTGCCGCGCCGAGACGCTGCACGTGGTCCCGTGTGGAGTCGACGACTTTCCGCCGACCGCGCCGGACGGCCGATGGTGGCGGCACAGCGGCGGTCGCGTCGTCTCGCTCGGCCGGCTGGTCGAGCGGAAGGGTGTCGACACGGTGATCGAGGCGCTCGCCGAGCTGCCGGACGCCGAACTCGTCGTGGCCGGCGGCCCGGCCACCGGCTTCGACGACGATCCCGAGGTCCGCCGGTTGCGGGCCGTTGCCGAGCGCAACGGACTGTCCGATCGGGTGTCGCTGATCGGACCGATCCCCCGCGACCAGGTGCCCGCGCTGCTCGGGTCCGCCGATGTCGTTGCCTGCACACCCTGGTACGAGCCGTTCGGTATTGTGCCGCTGGAGGCGATGGCCTGCGGCAAACCGGTCGTCGGCGCCGCTGTCGGTGGACTGCTCGACACTGTCGTGGACGGCAGGACCGGAATTCACGTACCACCCCGCGATCCGCACCGGCTCGCGGAAGTACTGCGCGAGTTGCTCGCGGACCCGGGCCGCCGGGAAGCCCTCGGCCGGGCCGGGCGGGCCCGGATCGCCGAGAACTACACCTGGCCCAAGGTCGCCGAAGCCACCGAGAACGTGTACCGGCGGATCGTCGCGCCGGTCACCAGTGAGAGGTCCCGATGA
- a CDS encoding ATP-dependent DNA ligase, with protein MVLAADLRGPVGLELARAVDQVPGERAMPGGSRYELKWDGFRAGVVCTNGEVLLWSRNGKDFTAKFPDVQAALQAQLDVDCVLDGELVVWTGDRLDFDALQQRMVNTVATVRKHLAPQQPASLVVFDLLAIGGVDIRPMRWTARRKRLEDLAKRWQPPVQLSPVTADLSEAREWLNAFKPTGVEGLVVKGATTRYQPGRRDWTKWKTRDSVEAIIGAVTGSLRHPDLLVVGRYRGDDLEVVGRTTTLTDDQAATIGELLKPAGTRHPWPDQLSTHWARGSKTPLIKVQPKIVVEVAADQALQAGHYRHPLRLLRHRTDLDPYDVETLRSD; from the coding sequence ATGGTGCTTGCCGCGGACTTACGGGGACCCGTCGGGCTGGAGTTGGCCCGGGCGGTCGATCAGGTGCCGGGCGAACGCGCTATGCCGGGCGGATCGCGGTACGAGCTGAAATGGGACGGCTTCCGCGCCGGTGTGGTCTGTACGAACGGCGAGGTGCTGTTGTGGTCGCGCAACGGCAAGGACTTCACCGCCAAGTTCCCCGACGTACAGGCCGCGCTGCAGGCCCAGCTCGACGTCGATTGTGTACTCGACGGCGAGCTCGTGGTGTGGACCGGGGACCGGCTCGACTTCGATGCGCTGCAGCAACGGATGGTCAACACCGTCGCGACCGTACGCAAGCACCTCGCGCCGCAGCAGCCGGCCTCTCTGGTGGTGTTCGACCTGCTCGCCATCGGCGGCGTGGACATCAGGCCGATGCGCTGGACCGCCCGCCGCAAGCGCCTGGAAGACCTAGCCAAGCGGTGGCAGCCGCCCGTGCAGCTCTCCCCTGTCACCGCCGACCTGAGCGAAGCCCGCGAGTGGCTGAACGCCTTCAAACCCACCGGTGTGGAAGGCCTCGTCGTGAAAGGCGCTACGACCCGTTACCAACCCGGCCGACGTGACTGGACCAAGTGGAAGACCAGGGACAGCGTCGAGGCGATCATCGGCGCCGTGACCGGATCATTGCGGCACCCCGACCTGCTCGTGGTCGGCCGCTATCGCGGTGACGATCTCGAGGTGGTCGGACGCACCACCACCCTGACCGACGACCAGGCCGCAACGATCGGCGAACTCCTCAAGCCCGCCGGCACGCGCCATCCCTGGCCGGACCAGCTCAGCACGCATTGGGCACGCGGCAGCAAGACGCCGCTGATCAAGGTGCAGCCGAAGATCGTCGTCGAGGTCGCCGCCGACCAGGCCCTCCAAGCAGGGCACTACCGGCACCCGCTGCGGCTCCTCCGCCACCGTACCGACCTGGATCCGTACGACGTCGAAACCCTGCGGTCCGACTGA
- a CDS encoding carbamoyltransferase: MKVLGVNAIFHDPSAALVIDGRTVAAAEEERFCRRKHGKRPVPWSAWELPEQAIRWCLDEAGIGPEDLDRVGYSFDPSLCVDLAELGVSDPGDAMRTDYARRAPRFLSTTLPGLDPQKVVFVPHHVAHAASAGLAAPYTDNACLVLDGRGERASHLAGHYRDGDLEVFGAQQLPHSLGLLYEDLTDHLGFLRSSDEYKVMALASYGKPRHLDDFRELVRTTSEGGFRTQPVDWSAYAPRLAKGEELTEAHADLACSVQRRLEEVLLELATWLYEQCGSRNLTMAGGTALNCVANSVLARRGPYDNVWVQPAAGDAGTSLGAALQLTAASGLRPEPMTTAALGRGWTGDELRARLERAALPFETPSDLAAVVAEALASNAVVAWYQGRSEYGPRALGHRSLLAHPGDRRNLERLNDIKGREQFRPVAPLVLTERAAEIFDGPLPSPYMLFVHDVAAAWRDRIPAVVHVDGTARIQTVDRSNEPLLASLLDEFDRRTGLPVLVNTSLNTSGRPMVDSPSDALELFGSTPADLLVLGPHVVRRAGAFR, encoded by the coding sequence ATGAAGGTGCTCGGAGTCAACGCGATCTTCCACGACCCGTCGGCGGCGCTGGTCATCGACGGCCGGACAGTGGCCGCGGCCGAGGAGGAACGGTTCTGCCGGCGCAAGCACGGCAAGCGCCCGGTTCCCTGGTCGGCCTGGGAACTTCCGGAGCAGGCGATCCGCTGGTGCCTGGACGAGGCCGGGATCGGTCCGGAGGATCTCGACCGGGTCGGCTACTCCTTCGATCCGTCTCTTTGCGTGGACCTGGCCGAGCTCGGTGTCAGCGATCCGGGTGACGCGATGCGCACCGACTACGCCCGGCGCGCGCCCAGGTTCCTGAGCACAACGCTTCCCGGGCTCGATCCGCAGAAGGTCGTCTTCGTCCCACACCATGTCGCCCATGCCGCGTCGGCCGGACTCGCAGCGCCGTACACCGACAACGCCTGCCTGGTCCTGGACGGCCGGGGCGAGCGGGCGTCCCACCTGGCCGGGCACTACCGGGACGGTGACCTCGAGGTGTTCGGGGCGCAGCAACTCCCGCACTCGCTGGGATTGCTCTACGAGGACCTCACCGATCACCTCGGCTTCTTGCGGTCCAGCGACGAGTACAAGGTGATGGCGCTGGCGTCGTACGGAAAGCCCAGGCATCTCGACGACTTCCGCGAACTGGTCCGAACCACGTCCGAGGGTGGTTTCCGCACCCAGCCGGTCGACTGGTCGGCGTACGCGCCGCGGCTGGCGAAGGGCGAGGAACTGACCGAGGCGCACGCCGACCTCGCCTGCAGTGTGCAACGCCGCCTGGAGGAAGTGCTCCTCGAACTCGCCACCTGGCTGTACGAACAGTGCGGCTCCCGCAACCTGACGATGGCCGGCGGTACGGCGCTGAACTGCGTCGCGAACTCGGTCCTCGCGCGCCGCGGCCCGTACGACAACGTCTGGGTCCAGCCGGCCGCGGGTGACGCCGGCACGTCCTTGGGCGCGGCGCTGCAGCTGACCGCGGCGAGCGGACTCCGTCCGGAACCGATGACCACCGCCGCGCTCGGCCGCGGGTGGACCGGCGACGAACTGCGTGCCCGGCTCGAGCGCGCCGCGCTGCCGTTCGAGACACCTTCCGATCTGGCGGCGGTCGTCGCCGAGGCGCTGGCCTCGAACGCCGTGGTCGCCTGGTACCAGGGCAGGTCCGAGTACGGCCCGCGCGCGCTCGGCCATCGATCGCTGCTCGCGCATCCGGGCGACCGCCGCAATCTCGAACGGCTGAATGACATCAAGGGCCGCGAACAGTTCCGGCCGGTCGCTCCGCTGGTGCTGACCGAGCGAGCCGCCGAGATCTTCGACGGTCCGCTGCCGAGCCCGTACATGCTGTTCGTCCACGACGTCGCCGCTGCCTGGCGGGACCGCATCCCGGCGGTCGTTCACGTCGACGGAACCGCACGTATCCAAACCGTTGACCGATCGAACGAGCCGTTGCTGGCATCGCTGCTGGACGAGTTCGACCGGCGGACCGGGCTGCCGGTGCTGGTCAACACCAGCCTGAACACGTCCGGCCGGCCGATGGTCGACAGCCCGTCCGACGCGCTCGAACTGTTCGGCTCCACTCCCGCCGATCTCCTCGTTCTGGGACCGCACGTGGTCCGCCGCGCGGGAGCGTTTCGATGA
- a CDS encoding glycosyltransferase family 9 protein has product MKTVLVARMDNDGDVLLAGPAVRALATTDRVVLLVSPTGEQAARQLPGVHDVLVWPCPWTGFDPPKVDRRSVNTLIDALALEHLGAGFVLTSFHQGPLPMAFVLRLAGLRYIAANCEDYPGSLLDLRNHPPPSHEVDRGLDLVRAAGYDLPAGDDGALRVKRLLPAPDAKYVVVHPGASVPARTASPRWFRALVAALTAEGHQVWVTGTATERELTRFVAGSNGVDLGGKTRYPELAAILDGADCVVVGNTGPAHLAAAVATPVVSLFAPVVPLDRWAPWKVPCVVLGDQQAACRDSRARQCPVPGHPCLDAVPIEEAVAAVHKLVEEVA; this is encoded by the coding sequence ATGAAGACGGTGCTGGTCGCCCGGATGGACAACGACGGCGATGTGCTGCTGGCAGGCCCGGCAGTACGCGCGCTGGCAACCACCGATCGCGTCGTCCTGCTCGTCTCCCCGACCGGCGAACAGGCGGCCCGGCAGCTACCGGGCGTTCACGACGTACTCGTGTGGCCGTGCCCGTGGACCGGCTTCGACCCGCCGAAGGTCGACCGCCGGTCGGTGAACACGCTGATCGACGCGCTGGCACTCGAACACCTCGGCGCCGGCTTCGTGCTCACCTCGTTCCATCAGGGTCCGTTGCCGATGGCATTCGTCCTGCGGCTGGCCGGGCTGCGCTACATCGCGGCGAACTGTGAGGACTACCCCGGCTCATTGCTCGACCTGCGCAACCATCCCCCGCCCAGCCACGAGGTCGACCGCGGACTCGACCTGGTCCGCGCCGCGGGCTACGACCTGCCGGCCGGCGACGACGGAGCGCTGCGGGTCAAACGCTTGCTCCCGGCCCCGGACGCCAAGTACGTCGTCGTCCATCCGGGCGCGTCCGTTCCCGCCCGAACGGCGAGTCCGCGGTGGTTCCGGGCCTTGGTAGCCGCATTGACCGCCGAGGGCCACCAGGTCTGGGTGACCGGCACCGCTACCGAACGCGAGCTGACCAGGTTCGTTGCTGGCAGCAACGGTGTGGATCTCGGCGGGAAGACCCGGTATCCCGAACTCGCGGCGATCCTGGACGGCGCGGACTGTGTCGTGGTCGGCAATACCGGTCCCGCCCATCTGGCGGCCGCGGTCGCCACTCCGGTCGTGTCGCTGTTCGCACCTGTCGTACCGCTCGACCGCTGGGCGCCGTGGAAGGTGCCGTGCGTCGTGCTCGGTGACCAACAGGCGGCGTGCCGGGACAGCCGCGCCAGGCAATGCCCCGTTCCCGGCCATCCGTGCCTGGACGCCGTACCGATCGAAGAGGCCGTCGCCGCGGTCCACAAACTCGTCGAGGAGGTCGCGTGA